The sequence GTCGGCGTCGAGGAGCGTCCGGTTCTGGGCATCGGACGCCACCAGGCGCTCGACTTCGGCTCGCAGCGTGTCGTCGCCGCGACAGTCCTCGTCGAGGACTCGCTGCCGCTCCTCGGGGGCGAGGTCGGCAACGCGATGAAAGAGGTCCTGGACCACCTGCCAGCGCTCAGCGTCCATTGTCCCTCCCGCGCCGCGGCCGGCGCCTAACGACCAGAGCGGAGTTCGGTGGCCAGCCAGGCGCGCGCGGTGCGCCAGTCGCGCACGGCGGTGGCCTCGGAGATCTCGAGCAGCGCAGCCGCTTCCTTGAGTTCGAGTCCGCCAAAGAAGCGCGCCTCCACCAGCGTGGACTGCCGCGGGCTCAGCGTCGCCAGCCGGTCCAGCGCCTCGTCGAGCGCGAGGAGTTCGTCGGCAGCGGTCGGCATCACCCCGGCGGCGTCCATCGAATCCTCGAAGGTGACAAAGGCGCTGCCACCGCCGCGCTTCTCGGCCTTCCGCCGGCGAGCCGCCTCGATCAGCACTTGTCGCATGGCGCGGGCGGCGATGCGCCGGAAGTGCAGGCGAGACGTGCGCGCGACGTGCGGCGAGTCGGCGAGCTTGAGCCACGCCTCGTTCACCAGCGCCGTTGGACTCAGCGTCGCGCTGGGGTCTCCCTCACGAACGCGCGTGGCCAGCCGGCGCAGCTCTTCGTACGCCTCGCTGAAGACGGCATCGAGCGCCCGGCGATCCTCGTCCGAGACGACGCGAGTCGCCTCCGCCAAAGGGTCGGATGACGGCGACGGAGACGAACCGTCCGGGCGCTCTCGATCGATCATCAGGGGGGCGAGACAGTGCGAGGCGGGGGGCGAGGTGTCGACGGCGCACGCGACGGTCAGGCGTCCATGCCCGAAGCCCCAACCTCGCGTGGTGCCCAGTGGAACGCCAGAGGCCGGATGCAGCGCGTGATTGCTGGCAGCGCTGGTCTGCGCAATGGAGAGAGCCCTCCCGCCCGTCCCCCCGCTCTCGCCGCCGCCATGCCTTCCCTTCGCTCGCACCTCCACGCTCCGTCTGCGCGCAATCGTCGCCAGTGGCTGGCCGCGCTCGCCCTCCTGGCCGCGTGCGGCGGCGGTGGAGGCGACGGCAATGGCGGCACCACCAATCCACCACCCCCGACTGGGACGCTCGCCCTCACCATCCCCTCGGGCGCCGCCTCGC is a genomic window of Gemmatimonadaceae bacterium containing:
- a CDS encoding sigma-70 family RNA polymerase sigma factor — its product is MIDRERPDGSSPSPSSDPLAEATRVVSDEDRRALDAVFSEAYEELRRLATRVREGDPSATLSPTALVNEAWLKLADSPHVARTSRLHFRRIAARAMRQVLIEAARRRKAEKRGGGSAFVTFEDSMDAAGVMPTAADELLALDEALDRLATLSPRQSTLVEARFFGGLELKEAAALLEISEATAVRDWRTARAWLATELRSGR